CGAGCACCATGATATCGCGATCGATCGCCGCGGCCACCGGGGGATCGGCGGAGCCGAAGAGCTCCACCGCCTGGACCACTCCGTCCTGGTTCACGTCTTCCAGCTGGATGAGTCCTGTCTCCATCCAGCTCTGCACCCAGGGCACCGCGGCAACCTCGCTTACCGACCGCCCGGCCAGCGTATCCAGGATGTAGTACTTGGAGAATACGGCGATGGTCGGCGCCGTCGTGTAGAGCAGGGCGATGAACAATAGCGCCCACCCCGTGCTCCAGCGCGCCGCCCGCACGGAGCGAACGGTGTAGAAGCGCACGATCACGTGCGGTAGGCCCGCCGTTCCCACCATCAGGGCGATGGTGATGAACAGGACGTTGATGAAGGAGAGTTCGGTAAAGGGCGCCGCATAGTCCGAAAGCCCCAGCTCGACGCTGACCTGCCGCAGCTTGGGCAGCACCTCGGCCAGGGCGGTGTGCGGAAGCGGATTGTTGGTGAGGAGGATGGCAATGGCGATCGCCGGGGCGAGATACGCGAAGATCAGCACGAGGTACTGCGCGATCTGCGTGTACGTCACCCCCTTCATCCCGCCCAGGACGGCGTAGAAGGCCACGATCACCATCCCCACCACCACCCCCGCCTCAATGCTGATCCCGAGGAAGCGGCTGAAGACGATCCCCACCCCGCGCATCTGCCCCGCCACGTAGGTGAAGGACACGAAGATGGCCGCCAGCACCGCCACCACCCTCGCCGTCGAGGAGTAGTAGCGATCCCCCACGAAGTCCGGCACCGTGTACTTGCCGAACTTGCGCAGAAAGGGGGCGAGCAGGAGCGCGAGCAGTACGTAGCCCCCTGTCCACCCCATCAGATATACGACGCCGTCGTACCCCATGAAGGCGATGAGCCCCGCCATGGAAATGAAGCTCGCGGCGCTCATCCAGTCGGCCGCGGTCGCCATCCCGTTGGCCACCGCCCCGACACCCTGCCCCGCCACGTAGAAGCCGGAGGTGCTGCGCACGCGCGTCAGGATCGCAATCCCGATGTAGAGCGCGAAACTCAGCCCCACCATGATGTACGTCCAGGTCTGGATGGACATGGGGACTCTCTTCAGGTTCCCAGGTGAGGAAGAAAGAAGCTAGGAGCGAGAAGCTAGAAGCTAGAATTCTCCACTTCGGACTTCCGAGCGTGGGGGCTCACAGTCAGCCCGCGCGACCACTCCGCGGAATCGAGAATTCTGGCTTCCAGCTCCTAGCTTCTCGCTTCTTGCCGTTCATCCACCCCGAACTCCCGGTCCTGTCGGTCCGCGAGCCAGGCGTTGACGAAGATCAGGATCACGAAGACGTAGATGGAGCCCTGGTGAGCCATCCAGAAGCCGAACGGAACACCGCCGAGCGAAACCTCGTTCAGCCAGCGAACGAGGACGATACTCATCAAAGGACCGGCGATGAACCAGATGGCGAGCAGAGTGAGGAGACGGCGAAGGGTGCGGCGCCAGTAGGCGTCCTTGTCGAAAGCGGCGTGTGGGGTCATACGGAGCCACGATGCGAGTGGGCTGGATCCCCACCCGTCACCACCGTCGCGACGACCCGAACTCCGCGCTGGCTGGTAGAGCGTGCGCGGATCGTCGGCCTCACCTCGCAACGAGGGCTAGCGATGACGGGAGGCGCGGAAGGACGGCGCACAATACCGGCGGTTCGTCGCCTTCGCAACACGGCGGGCAACGTGGCTTGCGCCGACTACGTCGGCCAGCGACCTTGTCGCCACTTTTGCGGGCGTAGCGGCAACGTGAACGGACACTGATGGGCGAGGCAACAGAGCGGCAGACGGTCGGAGAGCTCCGACTGGGAGACATCATCTACAGCAACTGCTTTCCAGTCCACGCGAGACTCATCGATCGTCCCCGTGAGGGAGACCCGAAGCTGGTGCCGGGGCCGCCCTCCCTCCTCAACCGCCTGTTGAGCGAGCGCGAGATCGACGTAGCTCCCTCGTCCAGCATCGAATACGCCCGGAACGCGGACCGCTACCGGATCCTGCCCGATCTCGTCATCGGCTCGAAGGGACCGGTGCGTAGCATCCTCTTCCTCTCGCGCTACAATCCGTCCCGACTGGACGGGCGGGTGGTGGCGCTGCCCACCGCGTCGGCCACGTCGGTGGTGCTGCTCAAGATCCTGCTGCACCTGCGCTGGGGCACCGCGCCGACCTTTACCTGGTTCGACCAGTCCTCGGAAAATCCCTTCGTGACCGGCGCCGACGCGGCGCTCTTCATCGGAGACGTGGCGCTCCGACCCGGTCTGCACGAGCGCATCCTCTACCGGTACGACCTGGGCGAAGTGTGGTACACCGCCACGGGCCTCCCCTTCGCCTTCGCGGTGTGGCAGGCATCAGGGGGCACGCCCGAGCAGCTAGCCTGTCTGCAGGAGATGCTGGTAGCCTCGCGCGAGTACTTCGAGGAGAACCACGCCCGGCTCGCGCGCGACTACAGCGAGCATTTTGGTCTGCCGCGCCGGCTTCTCGACGAGTACTGGCGTGGTCTCATCTATCGACTGGATGAGCCCATGCAGGAAGGGCTACGCAGCTTCTACCGCCTCGCCGTCCAGATCGGGGAGCTGGAGGTCGCTCCGGATCTCGCTTGGGCCTGAGGCTGGCTCACCTTCTCCGCCGTTCCTGCCGATACTCAGTCCCACATCTGAACATCCCCCTTCCGGCTCAGCGCCTGGCTCACCGCCGGCGATGGCCGCAGCAGGGCATCTGTACACCTCTCCGACGCAGTACCATGATCCGACGCGTCCTCTTCGTTCTGGCGATGCACCTCGTGATCGCCGCCCCACTCGCGGCGCAGACACACCCCTCCACAGGGTCGAATGCATACGCCCTGGTCGAGTTGCCGGCTCTTGCGCTGGCGGTCGTCTTCGGCTTCCTGACCGCTCGGGCTCTGCGCGGCGGCCGGCTCGGTAAGGGAATGGCCCTGATCGCCTGGGGCTTCCTGGTCATGGCGATCGGCCACCTGCATATGCAGGGCGAGATGCTGTTCGGCTTCAACCTCTTCGAGACCCTGCTTGGACAGGATGTGGGTCAGGCGATCTGGGTGATCGCGCTGCTCGTGACCTGGATTCTGACGGGGCTCGGCTTCTACCGTCTCTACCGCGCCAGCGCCTCGGTCTGAGATGCTGTTGAAGCGGCTCTGGAAGGGGGCGCGAAACCGCTCCCTGGAGGTTGCCGGTGAGGGGCCCGCGGAGCGGCTGATCGCCACTCTGAGAGCACGCATCGATACACCGCACCGCGCCCGTGCCGTGCTCGCCCGGGCGGAGAGCTTCTCCTCCCTTCCGCCAGAGGCGAGGGCGCGCGAGCTCGCCCCGCTGTACCTGCTGTTCGAGCACTACCTCACCGAATCGGATTCGCGCCCGGTGGACCGGTTCGACCTCCGTCGCGCGATCCGCAGGCGGTTTCCGGAGCTTCTGGAAAACGAATCCTTCCGCCTGATCCTCGAGCCCGAACCGCAACAGGAGGTTCTCCTCTGCCGCTTCATGCTCACCCGGGTGCTTGCGCGCGCGGGCGAGCTCCTCGGGCAGAGCGGCACGCAGGTCATTGGACCGCTGCTGACGTGGCTGGAGTGCGTCCCCGAGGGCGCCCTGGAATCTCCGCCCCTCCCGGGTTTCGCTGGGGGGGTGTCGCAGGAGGGATGGGTGCCGCGCCTGACGCGAGTCGCGGCCGCCCTCGATGCCCACCTGCAGTCGATTGTGGGCGAGCGGAACGCGACGAACCTTTTCGAGGGGGGCTACCTCGACACCTTCGAGACCTTCTCCGGTCTCGAGACCTTCCCGGTCGTGATCTCGCTCCTCCCGGACCGACTGCTCGACGAGCAGAAAATCGTGCTGCTCAGTCGGCGCCAGGTGCAGCGCGTAGTGTTCGACCAGATGGAGAAGCTGCAGCAGGCGAACGACCGGCTCAGCGCACAGAACGCGGAGTTGGAGCGCGTACGGGCTGAGCTCCAGGCGGCCAAGGCCGAGCTGGAGAAGAGGGTGGTGGAACGTACCGCGGCGCTACGGGACACTACCATCTCGCTGCGCTCGGAGGCGGCGGAGCGCATGCGCGCCGAGGAGGCGCTCGACCGGCTGCGCGAGCAGCAGGAGGCGCTCCTACACAGCATTCCCGATCCAGCCTGGCTCAAGGATGCGCAGCAGCGCTTCCTGGCCGTCAACGAGGCCGCCGTTCGGCTGTTCAACGCGGACGTGATGGTGCGCTCTGAACTGCTCCCACTGACGCGCGAGAACCTCATCGGCAGGCGGCTTGTCGACCTGCTCGAGCCGGAAGCGGCGCAGCGTGTCGCCGAGGAGGATGTCGACGTTCTACAGAAAGGGGAGAGCATCCGGCGGGAGTCGGTCGCGACGTATCGGGACGGCTCCACCCGATGGTTGGAGACGGTCACCATGCCCACACGCGATCGGCATGGGGCGATCGTGGGGCTGGTCGGCGTCGCCCGTGACGTCACCGAGCGCAAGCAGCTGGAGGCGCGGCTGTTCCAATCTCAGAAAATGGAGGCGGTGGGGCGGCTGGCCGGCGGAATCGCGCACGATTTCAACAACGTGCTCACGGCGATCCGCGGCCACACCGAGTTCCTCCTCATGGACCTACCGGCCGGATCGGAGTCCCGCTCCGACGCCGAAGGGATCCGCGAGGCGGTGGAGCGCGCTGCCGGCCTGACCAGGCAGTTGCTGGCCTTCTCGCGAAAGCAGCTCCTGCAGCCGAGTGTTATCGAGCTGAACGAGGTCGTGGGCGACATGGAGCGCATGCTCCGACGCCTCATCGGCGAGAATATCGAGCTGCGGAAGCGGACCGCGCCGGACGTCGGACGTGTTCGCGCAGACCGCAGCCAGATCGAGCAGGTGATCCTGAACCTCGTCGTGAACGCGCGCGACGCGATGCCCGACGGGGGTACCCTCCTGATCGAGACCCAGAACGTTGAGCTGGACGCGGACTACCAGCGCGGTCACCCGCAGGTTGCCCCCGGGCGGTACGTGTTGCTGGCGATCAGCGACACGGGCTGCGGGATGGACGAGGCTACCCAGGCGCAGATCTTCGAGCCCTTCTTCACCACCAAGGAGGTTGGGAAGGGGACGGGCCTGGGGCTTTCCACCGCCTACGGCATCGTCCGTCAAAGCGGGGGAACGATCTGGGTCTACAGCGAGGTCGGGAAGGGCACGTCCTTCAAGATCTACCTGCCTCGGGTGGACGCGCCCGCGGAGGTCAGAGCCCCGGTCGACGCGGCGCCACCGCAGGGAGGGTCGGAGACGGTCCTCCTGGTGGAGGACGATGGCGCGGTGCGGGCACTCGCGTACCGCTTGCTCCGCCGCGCCGGCTACCACGTGATCGAGGCCTCGGACGGCCTGGAGGCGGAGAGCGTGGCCGCCGCATATCCGGGCACCATCGACCTTCTCCTGACCGATGCCGTCATGCCGTCGCTCGGGGGCAGGGAGTTGGCCGAGCGGTTGCTGCAGAAGCGCCCTGAAATGGCCGTCCTCTGTATGTCCGGCTACACCGACGACGCCGTTCTCCGGCACGGCATCATCAACGAGGGGGCTCCTTTCCTGGAGAAGCCTTTCACTCCAGACCGGCTGCTGCGGAAGGTGCGAGCGGTGCTGGACGGCGCCAGGATGGGCGCCGCGGTCCCCAACTGACGACCGCGGCCGTGCCGCGCGCTACAGCCAGAAGCTGAAGTAGAGGTAGATGCCGACCACCAGACCGAGGACCACGGCCGTGCCCAGGTAATCCGGCCAGCTCAGGCTGGCGCGGATCTCCGCCCTCTGAGTCGGCGTCACCGAGGCGAAGGTGAGGCCGGCGATCTGCTCTTCCGACTGGGGCCGGGTGGCCATCGAGATCCCGATGATGAGGATGACGCTGATGAGGAAGAGCACACCGGCGTAGTAGTAGCCGTTGAACGCCCCGAACGATCCGATCAACCCCTCCGGCGGGATCCTCCCGCTCTGCACCATCGTCTGCACCGTGAGCTTCGTCATTCCCAGCACGAAGCCGATGACGAGGCCCCAGAACGCTCCGGCCGCATTGATCCGCTTGCTCGCCAGTCCGAGCAGGAAGACCGCCGTGATGGGCGGCGCCAGGAAACCCTGTACGTTTTGTAGATAATCGTAGAGCCCGGCGCTCCGTTCGGAGATGACCTTCATGATGGGAATCCAGAGGATCCCGAAACCGACCACCACGGAGGTGGCGATGCGGCCCACGCGCACCAGCTCCCGCTCGGGCCGGCCGGGCCGGATCTTCTCGTAGATGTCGACCGTAAACAGCGTCGCCGCCGAGTTGAAGAGCGAGGCGAGCGAGCTCATCAGTGCGGATAGCAGGCTTCCCACCACCAATCCGCGAAGACCGACCGGAAGCAGGGACGCGACCATGGTAGGGAAGACCGCGTCCCCCAGCAGCTCCCCGTTCGGCCCTGTGGGAATGGTCATCATCCCTCGCTGGTGCAGCGCATAGCCGATCATTCCCGGGACCAGGAAGATGAAGATCGGCCACACCTTCAGGAACCCGCCCCAGATGGCGCCCCGACGAGCAGCCTGCAGCGACTTCGCTGAGAGGGTGCGCTGGACGATGTACTGATCGGTACACCAGTACCAGATCCCCACGATCGGCGAGGCGATCATGACGCCGAGCCAGGGGAAGGTCGGATCGGAGTTGTCCCGCCAGAGCGCGAACTGCTCCGGGTTGGTGGCCAGCGCGGAGCGCATCTCCTCCCAGCCACCGAGCGCCGTGAGTCCGTGGAAGGTGATGAATACGGACCCGAGTAGGAGCAGACCGGTCTGGAGCACTTCCGTGTAGACTACCGCACGAAGCCCCCCGAACACCGTGTAGATGCCGGTGAGGATTACTGTGGAGAATGCGCCGACCCAGAAGGCGTTGTCCGGCGAGCCGAACACATCCGCCAGCAGCGAGCGGAAGACCAGGGCGCCCGCGTACACCGTCACCGACACCTTGGTGAAGACGTACGCCACCAGTGATACGATGGAGAGGACCCAGCGGCTTCGCCCGTCGAAGCGCCGCTCGAGGAATTCCGGCATCGTGAAGACACCGGCCCGATAGTAGAAAGGAACGAAGACCCAGGCGAGTAAGAGCACGATCCAGGCGTGCAGCTCCCAGTGTGCCTGGGCCATTCCGTTGAGGGCGCCGCTGCCCGCGAGCCCCACCACGTGCTCCGAGCCGATGTTCGACGCGAAGATCGAAGCCCCCACGGCGAACCAGCCTACATCCCGGCTGGCGAGGAAATAATCTGTCGAGGTGGCCGTACGCCGAGCGGACCACCAGACGATTCCGACCAGAACCAGGAAGTAGGCGGCAATAATCACCCAATCGATCGGGGACATTTGACTCGCTTTGCGACCGGGAAGCTGATGGCAGGAACGCTGGACCGATGCGGCGGGGAAGGATAAGCCCCGTCGGCCGGCGGCGACAGGGGGAGTGGAGAGGTGCGGAAGGGCGGACCGGGGCCGGCCAGGCGACGACGACCTGGCCGGAACGTCCTAGAAGATCTCCAGATTGATGTACCGGCGGGGATTCTCCCGAATGTCCAGCAGCAAGGTGTTGAGGTTCTGTGCCGCGGTGTTGAGGTTGGTGTAGAGCGCCTCGTCCGTGCTGAGGAGACCGAGGGTACCCTCGCCGCGTTCGATGCGCCCCAGCACCTCGTCGAGGGAGCTGGCGGCCGCATCGAGCGAAAGCGAGGTGGTACCGAGCTGCACGGTGAGCGAATCGATCCGGGCGACCGCCCGTGCCAGCTCGGGACCGGTGGTCACTCCTTCGAGCCCTTCGGCCGAGCGCCTCAGGCTGCCGGAGAGTGCCGCCAGTTCCTCCCGCTGTCTGGATGCCAGCGCATTCAGCTCCAACAGCAGGGTGCGCAGCTCGGTGGCGCTCTGTCCCACCGCCCCGATCGTCTCCTGCGACAGCAAAGACGTGATTCGCTGCAGCACCGTGTCGGCCTCGGCGCTCAGCGATTCGGCCGACGAGATGAGCCCACTGGCGGAGGTACCGGGGAGAATGTCCCCATCGCCCATGTTCTCGTCGGAGGCACCCGGGATCACGTCGACCGTCATCCCTCCGAGCAGGCCGCTGGATTTCAGGTGCGCCACCGATCCCTGGGGCACCTCGTACTCGTCGTACAGCTCCAGCTTGACCTGCACCCCATCCGGGACCATCTCGAACCCGACCACCCGACCGATGTTGACCCCCCGCATCTGCACCGGGTCACCGCGCCGGATCCCACCGGCATCGGGCACCGTGGTGAGGAGATAGTAACGGCCACGGAAGGTGCCCACGTCCGTGAAGGTGAAGAGCGTGATGAGGAACGCCGCCACGCCGATCAGGACGAACAGACCGACGCGCACCTCGCGGTTGGCCGAGCGCGGCGGCAACGCGGAGAGCAGCTCCTCCTCCGTCAGACGACTAGATCCACCTCCCGGCCCCCGCGCAGTGTCCAATCCCGAAGCCATTTATACCATCTCCAGAGTCTTCGACGATACCGTCATCGCGTCCCGCTCCAGGAACGCTCTCACCAGAAGGTCTTCGCTGTCGCGGAATTCTTGCGGGGTGCCGGCGAAGCGGATGCGGCCTCGATCCAGCATCGCCACGTGATCGGAGATCGGCAGCGCCCCTTCGATGTCGTGGGTCACGAGGATGGAAGTCACCCCCAGCTCGGCCGCGAGCCGGCTGATCAGCTCGTGCACCACCGTGGCATTGACCGGATCCAGCCCCGTTACCGGCTCGTCGTAGAGGAGGATCTCGGGCCGCCCGACGATCGCCCGCGCCAGCCCGACCCGCTTGCGCATCCCGCCGGAGAGCTCCGACGGAAGCTTCGAAAGCACCGCGCGCGGATCCAGGTTGACATGCTCGAGCGCCTCCGCCACCCGGCGCAGGACCTCGCGGAAGCGCATCCGCTTCAGCTCGTCCTCCGGGATCCCCTGCGAGACGTTCTCGAACACCGTCATGCTGTCGAACAGGGCGGCGTTCTGAAAGACGTAGCCGACCTTGCGGCGGAGCCGCTCGATCGTCGCGCGATCATTGAAGAAGACGCTCTCCCCGTCAATCAGCACGTCCCCGTAGTCGGGGACGATCAGTCCGATGGTGGTTTTCAGCAGGACGCTCTTCCCCGTGCCCGAATGGCCTACGATCGCCATCGTCTCGCCCGTCTGCACGGAGAGATTCACCCCTGCCAGGACCGGTGCATCGAATGCTTTGTAGACGTTGCGATACTCGACCATCGGGGATGCTGCAAAAGGCGGTCACCTATCGGTTATCCGTTATCGGCTTTGTGGTTATCCGTTATCCGTTATCCGTTGGACCGGTGGTCCTGTTTCGAACCCGGCAGACGCTCCACCAGACCTGCGGTCTGGTCCGGGCCCGACGCCGAACATTGATGGCGGGTCCCGTCTGGGGCCTGGGTCAACGCATCGCGAGACAAGCTGCCTGGTCCCGACGGATATCGGACAACGGATAACGGATAACGGATAACCAAGCGCCGATAGCTGATAGGCCTATCTCAAAAAGATCATCGGAAACGTCGCGTCGAGCACCAGCACCGCCATGATCATGAAGACCACCGAGGCGGTGGTGGCGCGGCCCACCCCCTCCGCACCGCCGTAGGCACGCATTCCCATGTGCGCCGCGATGAGCGGGATGATGAACCCGAAAACGACCCCCTTCCCGACCGAATAGTACAGATCGAAAGTGTGCCAGAAGAGCTGCACTCCGTAGATGAAGCTCTCGTATCCGAGCCCCAGCGTCGCCCGCGCCGTGTACATCCCCGCCCCCACGCCAACCGCATCGGCATACGCGGTCAACAACGGGAGCGACAACGCACCAGCGATGAGGCGCGGGACCACCAGCTGCCGTACCGGGTTGCGCCCCAGCGAATGCAGCGCATCGATCTGCTCGGAGACCTTCATGGTGCCGAGCTCGGCGGTGATGCGCGCCCCGACCCGGCCGATGAACACCACTGCGGTGAGCACCGGCCCCAACTCGAGGATGATGCTCGACGCGACCACGCTACCCAGCACGTACAGCGGCACCGAGCCCGTGAACTGATACCCGCCCTGCTGGGAGGTCACGATCCCCGACAGAAGCGCGGTGACCGTGATGATCGGGAGGCTCTGGACTCCCATCCAGTGCATCTCCCGCACGACCTGCCGAATGCCGACCTTGCCGGTGAACACCCCCGTGATCGCTGACCAGATGATCAGGCTGAGCTCACCGGCGTGCTGCGCGACTGCCTCCGCCAGTCTGCCGATCCGCCCGAGCACGCGGTTGCGGAGGGTACCCAGTGGGGTCCCTCCGCGACGCTGGTCGGCCCGCGTCTCCTCGCCGATCGGTAGCTCTACCTGCATTCGCTCGAGGCTCGAAGGTCGGTCCGCACCGAGGCGTCAGTCACCGTACACCGGCTCCGGCGCGAGCCCCGCATGCTCCTGCTCCTCACGCAGCTTCTGCTCTCGCTCGCGGCTGACGAGCTTGCTCCGCACCCAGCTGCCGAAGTCGTCGAAGTAGGTGTAAGCAACCGGCACGACGATGAGCGTCAGCAGGGTGGAGGTGATCAGTCCGCCGATCACCGCGCGCGCCATCGGCGCTCGGAATCCACCGCCCTCGCCCATGGCCAGCGCGATCGGGAACATGCCGAAGATCATCGCGAGCGTGGTCATGAGGATCGGCCGCAACCGCACGCGACCCGCCTCTACCAGCGCCTGGTGGCGCGTGGCTCCGTGCCTGCGACGCTCGTTGGCATTGTCGACGAGTAGAATCGCGTTCTTCGTCACCAACCCCATCAGCATGATCACGCCGATCATCGACATCATGTTGAGGGTGTCGTTGGTCACCAGCAGAGCCAGCAGCACCCCGATCAACGACAACGGGAGCGACAGCATGATCGCGAACGGCTGTGTGATCGACTCGAACTGGCTCGCCAGGATCAGGAAGATCAGGATGATGGCCAGCAGGATCGCCTCGATCACGTAGCCGACCGTTTCCGCCAGCTGCTCGGTCTCACCGCCCAGCGTGGCGCTGTAGCCCGGCGGCAGATCCATGGTGTTCAGCTGCTGCTGGATCAACTGCGATGCCTCCGAGATGGACAACTCGGGGGTCGTTCCCGCTGCCACGGTGGCAACCCGCTGCAGGTCCTGTCGATCGATCTGCGCAGGGGCCTCTCCTTCCTCGATCTGGGCGATCTGGCCCAGCGGGACGGTGCGCGCCGCACCGGACTCGTCGCGGATTCCAGTAGCGATGGGAAGCGCCGCCAGGTTCTCCACCGAGGTGCGCTGCGAAGGCGCCACCTGCACCACCACGTCGCGCTCCTCACCGGTAGGGTCCTCCCAGGTGGTGGCCGTCTGGCCCGCCATCAGGGGACGCACCGTGGTGGCGATCTGACCGATGTTGAGGCCAAGCTCGTTGGCGAGATCGCGGTTCACATTGATCCGGTACTCCGGCTTCGGCTGCCCCAGCGACGAGTTCACGTCCACGATGCCCGGGATCTGCTCCATCATCGCGACCACCTCGTCGGCGATCCGCTGCAGCTCCCTCACGTCAGGACCGCGCAGGTTCACCGCCAGAGGCTGCTGCGCCCCGCCTGGTCCGCCCGCGTCCAGCACCGCGGTCCGCACCCCGAACAGCGGCGTCAGCCGCTCACGCGCCACCACCATCAGCTCGTCCTGCGAGAGCTCGCGCTCATCGGGCGGCGTCAGCTTGACGTAGACGTTCCCGTTGGTGACCGTCCCGGTGGCACCGGCGCCGACCGTGGTGTAGGTGTACTCCACCCCCGGCAGCGCCCGCAGAATCGCGTCGATCTGTTCGATCTTCGAGCGCGTGTACGCCAGCGAGGAGCCCTCGGGCGTCTCTACCGTCACGTTGAACTGCGAGTTGTCCGAATCCGGCATGAACCCGCCGCCGATGAACGGGAAGAGCATGAAGGCCCCGAAGAACGAAGCCACCGCCACGCCGATGGTGGTCTTCCGGTGCCGGAGCGCCCAGTCCACGACCCCGCGGTATCGGTCGGCCTGATTATCGAACCACCGGTTGAACCGCGAGATCGAGCGGGTGAGCACGTTGCCGCCGTGAGCACCGAGCGAGTGCGGATCCACGCCCCACCACGCCGAGAGCATCGGCGTCAGGGTGAAGGACACGAAGAGCGAGACCAGCACCGCCCAGGCAACGGTCAGACCGAATTCGAAGAAGAACCGGCCGACGATCCCGCCCATGAACGCCACGGGCACGAACACCGCCACGATCGAGAAGGTCGTGGCCATCACCGCCAGGAAGATCTCGCGCGTCCCTCGACCCGCCGCGGTGAAATGGTCCTCCCCCATCTCCCGATGTCGCACGATGTTCTCGATCACCACGATGGCGTCGTCGATCAGAATTCCGATCGACAGCGAGAGCGCCATCAGGGTGAGCACGTTGAGCGTGAAGCCCATCGCGTTCATCAGGATGAACGAGGAGATCACCGATACCGGCAGAGCCAGCGAGGTGATCGCGGTCGCCTTCCAGTCATTCAGGAAGAGCATCACCACCAGCACGGTGAGGATCGCGCCCAGGAACAGCTCGTGGATCACGTCCTCCACCGACTGGCGGATGCTCACCGAGTTGTCGACCACCACCTGCAGGTCCACCCCCGGCGGCAGGGTAGGCCGGATCGCCGCGATCTCCTCGTTCACGGCGTCCGCCACCGCGACGGTATTCGCGCCCGAAACCTTGAGGATGTCCAGTGACACGGCGCGCTGGCCGTTCACCAGCGCCAGCGACCGCTCCTCCTCGGTTCCGTCCTCGATGCGCGCAATGTCACCCAGCCGGATCGGCTGACCGTCCCGCGTCGCGACGATGATGTCGGCGAACTGCTCCGGCTCGGTGATCCGGCCCAGCACGCGCACGAGCTGCTCCTGCGGCCCCCGCTCCACGCGGCCCGCCGGAACCTCCATGTTCTGCGCCTGAAGCGCCGCCATCACCTCGCCCGCCGAGACGCCCAGCGCCTGCATGCGGTCGGGCTCGATGAAGACGCGCACCTCGCGTAGCAGACCGCCGGCGAGCTGCACCTGTCCTACTCCGTTCACCGCCTCCAGCCGCCGCCGGATGACCCCGTCGGCAAGGAGCGTCAGCTCCGACACCGGCATGGTCTCCGAGGAAAGGGCCAGCGACAGGATCGGCGTGGCCTGCGGATCGAACTTCTGCACGAT
The DNA window shown above is from Longimicrobiaceae bacterium and carries:
- a CDS encoding DUF4212 domain-containing protein, translating into MTPHAAFDKDAYWRRTLRRLLTLLAIWFIAGPLMSIVLVRWLNEVSLGGVPFGFWMAHQGSIYVFVILIFVNAWLADRQDREFGVDERQEARS
- a CDS encoding sodium:solute symporter, which codes for MSPIDWVIIAAYFLVLVGIVWWSARRTATSTDYFLASRDVGWFAVGASIFASNIGSEHVVGLAGSGALNGMAQAHWELHAWIVLLLAWVFVPFYYRAGVFTMPEFLERRFDGRSRWVLSIVSLVAYVFTKVSVTVYAGALVFRSLLADVFGSPDNAFWVGAFSTVILTGIYTVFGGLRAVVYTEVLQTGLLLLGSVFITFHGLTALGGWEEMRSALATNPEQFALWRDNSDPTFPWLGVMIASPIVGIWYWCTDQYIVQRTLSAKSLQAARRGAIWGGFLKVWPIFIFLVPGMIGYALHQRGMMTIPTGPNGELLGDAVFPTMVASLLPVGLRGLVVGSLLSALMSSLASLFNSAATLFTVDIYEKIRPGRPERELVRVGRIATSVVVGFGILWIPIMKVISERSAGLYDYLQNVQGFLAPPITAVFLLGLASKRINAAGAFWGLVIGFVLGMTKLTVQTMVQSGRIPPEGLIGSFGAFNGYYYAGVLFLISVILIIGISMATRPQSEEQIAGLTFASVTPTQRAEIRASLSWPDYLGTAVVLGLVVGIYLYFSFWL
- a CDS encoding ATP-binding protein, which encodes MLLKRLWKGARNRSLEVAGEGPAERLIATLRARIDTPHRARAVLARAESFSSLPPEARARELAPLYLLFEHYLTESDSRPVDRFDLRRAIRRRFPELLENESFRLILEPEPQQEVLLCRFMLTRVLARAGELLGQSGTQVIGPLLTWLECVPEGALESPPLPGFAGGVSQEGWVPRLTRVAAALDAHLQSIVGERNATNLFEGGYLDTFETFSGLETFPVVISLLPDRLLDEQKIVLLSRRQVQRVVFDQMEKLQQANDRLSAQNAELERVRAELQAAKAELEKRVVERTAALRDTTISLRSEAAERMRAEEALDRLREQQEALLHSIPDPAWLKDAQQRFLAVNEAAVRLFNADVMVRSELLPLTRENLIGRRLVDLLEPEAAQRVAEEDVDVLQKGESIRRESVATYRDGSTRWLETVTMPTRDRHGAIVGLVGVARDVTERKQLEARLFQSQKMEAVGRLAGGIAHDFNNVLTAIRGHTEFLLMDLPAGSESRSDAEGIREAVERAAGLTRQLLAFSRKQLLQPSVIELNEVVGDMERMLRRLIGENIELRKRTAPDVGRVRADRSQIEQVILNLVVNARDAMPDGGTLLIETQNVELDADYQRGHPQVAPGRYVLLAISDTGCGMDEATQAQIFEPFFTTKEVGKGTGLGLSTAYGIVRQSGGTIWVYSEVGKGTSFKIYLPRVDAPAEVRAPVDAAPPQGGSETVLLVEDDGAVRALAYRLLRRAGYHVIEASDGLEAESVAAAYPGTIDLLLTDAVMPSLGGRELAERLLQKRPEMAVLCMSGYTDDAVLRHGIINEGAPFLEKPFTPDRLLRKVRAVLDGARMGAAVPN
- a CDS encoding MlaD family protein → MASGLDTARGPGGGSSRLTEEELLSALPPRSANREVRVGLFVLIGVAAFLITLFTFTDVGTFRGRYYLLTTVPDAGGIRRGDPVQMRGVNIGRVVGFEMVPDGVQVKLELYDEYEVPQGSVAHLKSSGLLGGMTVDVIPGASDENMGDGDILPGTSASGLISSAESLSAEADTVLQRITSLLSQETIGAVGQSATELRTLLLELNALASRQREELAALSGSLRRSAEGLEGVTTGPELARAVARIDSLTVQLGTTSLSLDAAASSLDEVLGRIERGEGTLGLLSTDEALYTNLNTAAQNLNTLLLDIRENPRRYINLEIF
- a CDS encoding VC_2705 family sodium/solute symporter — translated: MSIQTWTYIMVGLSFALYIGIAILTRVRSTSGFYVAGQGVGAVANGMATAADWMSAASFISMAGLIAFMGYDGVVYLMGWTGGYVLLALLLAPFLRKFGKYTVPDFVGDRYYSSTARVVAVLAAIFVSFTYVAGQMRGVGIVFSRFLGISIEAGVVVGMVIVAFYAVLGGMKGVTYTQIAQYLVLIFAYLAPAIAIAILLTNNPLPHTALAEVLPKLRQVSVELGLSDYAAPFTELSFINVLFITIALMVGTAGLPHVIVRFYTVRSVRAARWSTGWALLFIALLYTTAPTIAVFSKYYILDTLAGRSVSEVAAVPWVQSWMETGLIQLEDVNQDGVVQAVELFGSADPPVAAAIDRDIMVL
- a CDS encoding menaquinone biosynthesis protein, whose protein sequence is MGEATERQTVGELRLGDIIYSNCFPVHARLIDRPREGDPKLVPGPPSLLNRLLSEREIDVAPSSSIEYARNADRYRILPDLVIGSKGPVRSILFLSRYNPSRLDGRVVALPTASATSVVLLKILLHLRWGTAPTFTWFDQSSENPFVTGADAALFIGDVALRPGLHERILYRYDLGEVWYTATGLPFAFAVWQASGGTPEQLACLQEMLVASREYFEENHARLARDYSEHFGLPRRLLDEYWRGLIYRLDEPMQEGLRSFYRLAVQIGELEVAPDLAWA